The Sinorhizobium fredii genome contains the following window.
GGCGGAAGCACTCTCCGGGGATAACAACGCCCCGCATCGTTAAACATGATGGCGCGGGGTGCGAGCGTCGTACTTGCTCGTTTCGTTCCCAATGTCTACATGTCTGGCGACATAGATTTGGAGACTGGCATGATTGCTGTCATCGGTACCTTGAACTTCATCATAAATATCGCGTGGTTCCTGATCATCGCGTCGGCGATCTTCTCCTGGCTCTACGCCTTCAACGTGATCAACGTGAACAACCAGGCGATCAACATGATCGGCCGCTCGCTCTACCAACTGACCGAACCGCTCTACCGGCCGATCCGCCGTTTCCTGCCGGACATGGGCGGCGTCGATCTTTCTCCGCTCGTCGTGCTTGTCATCCTCTATTTCATCCAGCTC
Protein-coding sequences here:
- a CDS encoding YggT family protein, with product MIAVIGTLNFIINIAWFLIIASAIFSWLYAFNVINVNNQAINMIGRSLYQLTEPLYRPIRRFLPDMGGVDLSPLVVLVILYFIQLFLNTTIAPALIR